Proteins co-encoded in one Dreissena polymorpha isolate Duluth1 chromosome 12, UMN_Dpol_1.0, whole genome shotgun sequence genomic window:
- the LOC127853684 gene encoding retinoic acid receptor alpha-like, translating to MASRFELKASAIAATASKRAIIEDQTSYDALGIPLSDDETVQLDPNASVHGLVCKSHSENGHQNPLSNEAIARDARNGRSAEDNLHDENVLIATRLDRSELDALSPWSFADLNTQRLRVLNGHDELSSALSKDSKCYLVPSSSISGKPIPDGSIAIPMYLVVEKPESTPVTYDVSGNSLTDSPSKPQAECAVSSSDPFISSENNEARACGESELPGNKKKTKGKSLTFPPCQVCEGVSSGIHFGCYTCEACKNFFRRCLKRKREENIGLKKSRDIFTCHANKKCDTTHGTAKIYCSACRFDKCLNIGMATEKVKKGRISYAQRTETIKQVRMLEGKEVIVSPNEASTRATAGIDKNSTVPTALDMCVAMLSSNITKLQDPCENVCVSADLVESLVQNMDKMKILGEEMSIAEVREARIKEHYENYMTKVAMFGSMNGVSKDEYHNLLKNYDIDIDDQWKVFKDFALNLESVIGRYCRFAKQLPNFAKLSLNDQVSLLKHTHCDFFILMLHKGYKPEYNVFVELNGMIYHVEEASDRFLSRDSVSLMVQMFDRLQKLNLTDGETALVGAIITMSSDRCELENPMLVESTQLDLCNLLRQNMKDLYGERNGSIRFAKIIDCLTTLRQVSVQYYKDYRSICEDKLVQKETPLFDILLPENDV from the coding sequence ATGGCTTCAAGATTTGAATTAAAAGCGTCAGCCATTGCGGCGACGGCTTCTAAGAGAGCTATCATAGAAGACCAAACATCTTATGATGCACTAGGTATTCCTTTATCTGATGACGAAACTGTTCAACTAGATCCAAATGCAAGTGTTCACGGTTTGGTGTGTAAGTCCCATTCAGAGAATGGCCATCAAAATCCTCTGTCAAATGAGGCAATAGCAAGAGACGCACGCAATGGTAGATCAGCTGAGGATAATTTACATGATGAAAATGTATTGATCGCTACCCGATTGGATAGAAGTGAACTTGACGCTCTGAGCCCTTGGTCTTTTGCAGATCTAAATACGCAGCGACTTCGTGTTTTGAATGGACATGACGAATTATCGTCTGCTTTATCAAAAGATAGTAAGTGTTACTTAGTTCCATCTTCCAGCATTTCCGGAAAACCTATTCCAGACGGAAGTATTGCAATTCCAATGTATTTAGTAGTGGAAAAACCAGAGTCAACGCCTGTGACTTACGACGTGTCAGGGAATAGTTTAACAGACAGTCCAAGCAAACCGCAGGCAGAATGTGCAGTATCTTCAAGTGACCCCTTTATCTCATCAGAAAACAACGAGGCGCGTGCTTGCGGTGAAAGTGAACTACCAGGAAACAAGAAGAAAACGAAAGGCAAAAGTTTAACATTCCCCCCGTGCCAGGTTTGCGAAGGGGTATCTTCAGGAATACATTTTGGTTGCTATACATGCGAGGCATGTAAGAACTTTTTCCGAAGATGTTTGAAAAGAAAACGCGAGGAAAACATAGGATTGAAAAAGTCGAGGGATATTTTCACTTGTCATGCAAACAAAAAATGCGACACGACGCATGGAACTGCCAAAATTTATTGCTCTGCGTGCCGCTTCGACAAATGCCTGAACATAGGTATGGCGACTGAAAAAGTTAAAAAGGGACGAATATCTTATGCCCAGAGAACTGAGACAATTAAACAGGTGCGAATGCTAGAGGGGAAAGAGGTGATTGTCTCGCCGAATGAAGCTTCCACTAGGGCTACAGCGGGTATAGATAAGAATTCTACAGTTCCTACCGCTTTAGATATGTGTGTGGCAATGCTTTCAAGCAATATTACCAAATTACAAGACCCGTGTGAAAATGTATGTGTGTCAGCAGACCTTGTGGAAAGCCTGGTTCAGAATATggataaaatgaaaattttgggAGAGGAAATGTCGATAGCTGAGGTTCGGGAGGCGAGAATTAAAGAACATTACGAAAACTACATGACAAAAGTAGCAATGTTTGGATCTATGAATGGTGTGTCAAAAGACGAATATCACAACCTTCTGAAAAACTACGATATTGACATAGATGATCAATGGAAGGTGTTCAAGGATTTCGCTCTTAATTTGGAGTCAGTTATTGGCCGTTATTGCAGATTCGCCAAACAGCTTCCAAACTTCGCTAAACTGTCTTTAAATGATCAGGTATCTCTTTTGAAGCACACGCATTGTGACTTCTTCATATTGATGCTACACAAGGGCTACAAGCCGGAATACAACGTCTTCGTGGAACTAAATGGGATGATTTACCACGTGGAGGAGGCATCGGACCGATTCCTATCCAGAGACTCCGTGTCTCTTATGGTGCAGATGTTTGACCGGCTTCAAAAACTCAACCTTACCGATGGCGAAACGGCCTTAGTTGGAGCTATCATAACAATGTCGTCGGACCGATGTGAGCTGGAAAATCCAATGTTAGTAGAAAGCACTCAGTTGGACTTGTGTAATTTATTAAGGCAAAACATGAAAGATTTGTACGGTGAACGAAATGGGTCAATCCGTTTCGCGAAAATTATTGACTGCTTGACGACATTGCGCCAGGTGTCAGTGCAGTATTACAAAGACTACAGGAGTATTTGTGAGGACAAACTAGTTCAAAAAGAAACCCCATTATTTGATATTCTGCTTCCTGAGAACGacgtttaa